A DNA window from Calliphora vicina chromosome 1, idCalVici1.1, whole genome shotgun sequence contains the following coding sequences:
- the LOC135949685 gene encoding uncharacterized protein LOC135949685 gives MSALGDFVDIKHNVANAKRMAIVAMHKLIFEEDGDRGNRQRVRQFTGFDFKEHDVEYEQKRKYVEENLSDADLVAVCNVLGLGYNKDDLFQHIFSNMKKGQLMCCLDNDDYDDDDDVNDDNDATIVQNDAIINNDDDDVNNDDDGTIVHNDANNNNNDGDHKNIEHDDASNNSYENKYVGRAEFNDGSKSKTMQSMARSTDDGNGMQNAEFVNVRKSTCMNMQRFAINYRDIEDSIPSFDGDGNMPIDVWIDEFEETSSIMGFDDFQMFIFAKKSLKGLAKLYVSSERGITSYAILKKALRNEFGSTVNSAQLHRMMIQRRMNGDETIHQYFFSMKELASRGSIDDSTLMEYVIDGINDLTVNKSILYGATNLKDFKIKLKCYETMVDKSTKPKMEKPTTSRVKNDRKEKTCFNCGGKGHESKYCKDKDKGVKCFSCNKFGHVSKQCPTKQEKANVRQLVTVKKNPMEFEVQFLCDQPFSAKTLFDTGSKFNVVSNDVYERLKSPKLGKSDFYLVGFGNQGNQNKIKPIGNFEQNINIDDDEYILTFHVVPTDSIDVDVILGNEFCKFSEINITSDGLKIRKVLNETVEEIHKMMVINTYEDPDNEVSKGEIDDSASENAKLEVRRLITNYRPVKTKTTNVEMKIIVKDETPIHCSPRRLPITERKIVDDQIEEWLKEGIFEPSESEYSSPVVLVKKRNGEPRLCVDFRRINKVIEKDRFPLPLIEDQLDRLQDTNIFSTIDLKNGFFHVSVEE, from the coding sequence ATGAGTGCTTTGGGTGATTTTGTTGATATCAAACACAATGTTGCAAATGCAAAGAGAATGGCAATCGTTGCCATGCACAAACTAATTTTTGAGGAAGACGGTGACCGCGGTAACCGACAACGTGTACGTCAGTTTACTGGCTTTGATTTTAAAGAACACGACGTTGAGTATGAACAGAAAAGAAAATATGTTGAAGAGAACCTGAGTGATGCTGATTTGGTTGCTGTATGCAATGTATTGGGTTTAGGTTACAACAAAGACGATTTGTTTCAACACATATTTTCTAATATGAAGAAGGGACAACTGATGTGTTGCCTTGACAATGACGATTacgacgacgatgatgatgttAACGACGATAATGATGCTACAATTGTACAAAACGACGCAATCATCAACAACGACGATGATGATGTTAACAACGATGATGACGGTACAATTGTACATAACGacgcaaacaacaacaacaacgacggTGATCATAAGAATATTGAACATGACGACGCAAGCAACAATTcttatgaaaacaaatatgtggGCAGAGCTGAATTTAACGACGGCAGCAAAAGCAAGACGATGCAGAGTATGGCAAGAAGTACAGACGATGGTAACGGTATGCAGAATGCAGAATTTGTTAATGTGCGGAAGAGTACATGTATGAACATGCAACGGTTTGCAATAAACTATCGTGATATTGAAGACTCTATTCCCTCGTTCGACGGCGACGGAAATATGCCAATTGATGTATGGATAGATGAATTTGAAGAAACATCTTCTATTATGGGTTTTGATGATTTCCAGatgtttatttttgcaaaaaaatcattgaagGGTTTGGCCAAACTGTACGTGTCCAGTGAAAGAGGTATTACATCTTATGCCATATTGAAGAAGGCATTAAGAAATGAATTTGGTTCAACAGTGAATAGTGCACAATTGCATAGAATGATGATACAACGACGAATGAATGGAGACGAAACAATTCATCAATACTTTTTTAGTATGAAAGAGTTGGCTTCACGAGGAAGTATTGACGATAGCACCCTAATGGAGTATGTTATTGACGGTATTAATGATTTGACCGTAAACAAATCTATTTTATATGGCGCAACTAATTTGAAggattttaaaatcaaattaaaatgcTACGAGACGATGGTGGACAAATCTACCAAACCAAAGATGGAGAAACCAACAACGAGCAGAGTCAAGAACGACAGAAAGGAGaaaacttgttttaattgtGGTGGCAAAGGCCATGAATCTAAATATTGTAAGGACAAGGACAAGGGCGTTAAATGTTTCAGCTGTAACAAATTCGGTCATGTTTCCAAGCAGTGTCCTACAAAACAAGAAAAAGCAAACGTACGTCAGCTGGTAACAGTGAAAAAGAATCCGATGGAGTTCGAGGTACAATTTTTGTGTGACCAACCTTTTTCAGCGAAGACTTTGTTCGATACAGGGAGTAAATTTAATGTGGTTTCTAATGACGTTTATGAGAGACTAAAAAGTCCTAAACTTGGTAAATCAGATTTCTATCTCGTTGGTTTTGGCAATCAGGGAAACCAGAATAAGATTAagccaattggaaattttgagCAGAATATAAATATTGACGACGACGAATATATCTTAACTTTTCACGTAGTGCCTACCGATTCTATAGATGTCGACGTAATATTGGGTAACGAATTTTGTAAGTTTAGTGAGATAAACATTACTTCAGACGGTTTGAAGATACGAAAGGTCCTGAACGAGACAGTAGAGGAAATTCACAAAATGATGGTGATAAACACATATGAAGATCCCGATAATGAAGTAAGTAAAGGTGAAATAGACGACAGTGCAAGTGAAAATGCCAAGCTCGAAGTGAGAAGATTAATTACGAATTATCGACCAGTGAAAACCAAGACAACAAATGTCGAGatgaaaataattgttaaagatGAGACCCCAATTCACTGCAGTCCAAGACGCTTGCCGATAACGGAACGAAAAATAGTCGATGACCAAATTGAAGAATGGCTCAAAGAAGGCATCTTTGAACCATCCGAGTCGGAGTATAGTAGTCCCGTGGTACTTGTTAAGAAACGAAATGGAGAACCAAGACTTTGTGTCGATTTCCGGAGAATCAACAAGGTGATTGAGAAGGATCGATTTCCATTGCCGTTAATTGAAGACCAACTGGATCGGTTGCAAGACACCAATATATTTTCAACGATAGATCTCAAAAACGGTTTCTTCCACGTGTCCGTCGAGGAATAA